The Ferrovibrio sp. MS7 sequence GTCGAGGGCGGCCAGCCAGAGCAAAGTACAGGCGGCAGCCACCAGGGCGGCCTGACGCAGCAGGCCATGGATCGCCTGTTCCAGCCGGGGATGGGCGGCGATCAGCCAGCCGAGCAGTACCAGATAGAAGTAATGCGCGTGGTTGGCCCAGTCGGTGGCCAGATCATGGGTGCTGGGGAAGAGCGGCCGCAGCAGCCATTCCCCCAGCACCACCGGCAGGCCGAGCAGGAAGGGGCGATAGCCCTCGGCAAACCAGGCGGCGAGCTTTTCCCCCCGGCCCTTGTTCAGGGCCGCGATCAGCGGCAAGGCGAGCAGGGAATAGAACAGCAGATAAGCGACGAACCAAAGATGGTGCCAGGAGAAATTCCCCGCCGGATAGCAGCATTGGGTGATATGGGGCAGGAAATCCCAATAGCTGCCGTCGAAATTCAGCGGGCTCTGGCGGTTCGGGATCTGCGGCGAAATCCGCTCGACATAGACTTGCGGCGGCACGATCACCAGCATGCCGAAAGCCAGCGGCAGCAGCAGGCGCTTAAGCCGTTCCATGGCGATCTGGCGCTTCGAGCGTTTCGCCAGGGCATAGGCCAGACTCATGCCGGCGAGCAGGAAAAGTATCGGCATATGCCACTGGTTCAGCGCCCGCACGATGGTATCGGCCACCGCTGTGTATTGCGGGTCCTTGATATGCCACGGCTCGATGTTGAAAAGCCGAGCGGTGTGAAACACCAGCAGCAGCAAAACCGCCAGGCTGCGCAGATTGTCGATATCGAGGCGGCGTTCTGAAGCCGGCGGGGCTGAAGCAGGGGCTGCGTTCGGCGGTTGGGGGACAAGCATGGCTTTTGATATCCGGTTGCGGATTTCTCTCCAGGGTCCGGTATGATAAACTATTGGCGTAGCTTCAAGGTTGGTTTTCGCGGGCGTGGCGAAATAGGTATACGCAAGGGTCTTAAAAACCCTCGCCTCTGGCATACGGGTTCGAGTCCCGTCGTCCGCACCATTCCAGCGGTTATAGGCATATGGCAGATACTTGGCTTTCTGCGCCGATTTGGCGCGAATGGGCGGCATTGACGCGGCTGCAATGGGGCGGGCGTATTGCCTTCCGGGAGGAAGTGGCGCGCGCTGAGCGTATGATGGCTGGCGGCGAGACAAGCATAGCCGAGGCGGATTCGGGCGGTGAGTACACCACGTCATTACTCCGGCATCGCGAGGCGATGGCCGATACAGACCTGTTCTGGACGCTTATTTTCCTACGATCTTTCGCTCTGCTGGAGACACATGCGAAGCTGGTTTCACATATCGTTGAAACCCGGCGATGGGATTTGCTCTCTGGAAAACTGAGCGAGGCAGAGCTTCAGCATGTCAATTCCCGGCGACTCGAGGGCGGGATTGATGCCTGGATGACACAAGTGTTGCGCGGCTGCGGCCAGGACTGGTCCATGGTTTACCAGGGGGTGGCCGGCATGGTGGAGGTCGCCCAGGTGCGGAATGCGATCGCTCACGGGGTTCTGCACTGTACGGAAACCCAGCGCGAGAAGGCCCGGCGCTTGGCCTATGGCTGGCCGTTCGAGGTCGGCGAGCCG is a genomic window containing:
- a CDS encoding acyltransferase family protein codes for the protein MLVPQPPNAAPASAPPASERRLDIDNLRSLAVLLLLVFHTARLFNIEPWHIKDPQYTAVADTIVRALNQWHMPILFLLAGMSLAYALAKRSKRQIAMERLKRLLLPLAFGMLVIVPPQVYVERISPQIPNRQSPLNFDGSYWDFLPHITQCCYPAGNFSWHHLWFVAYLLFYSLLALPLIAALNKGRGEKLAAWFAEGYRPFLLGLPVVLGEWLLRPLFPSTHDLATDWANHAHYFYLVLLGWLIAAHPRLEQAIHGLLRQAALVAAACTLLWLAALDRQIILPQPWPRLLRLIGEVGWLFMLLGWGALKLNLPLRWLGDFSRYSYAFYIFHQTVIILLGWWLLSWAAWWPLKFLVVMITAGAISYGLSNAADSNPVTRLLLGLGPKR